A single genomic interval of Lathyrus oleraceus cultivar Zhongwan6 chromosome 7, CAAS_Psat_ZW6_1.0, whole genome shotgun sequence harbors:
- the LOC127101940 gene encoding uncharacterized protein LOC127101940: MAHPNVSFFHAHRSFNQDGGPPLTHAACTHRPKWRNLTLGISRTWPLRLKRRTSSYFSEDVNVGVIFQNTNVQQLKIHPKSNYTRLKERLENRLQQQISDIYYRYPYFNDGVNSVTYTTTKIEDDNDVGLMFQCHSTYNLSGVIELYVSLVDHNEGAQVTYPTQISQSHQYQMSQETILSLTSVPDEDVGDDSDYEEARYVDTQNLFSGESDNSDNNIPAMHQDQVQDLHNPPLHMRNPTYSHDEDASIFETTEPLRIEGRGLLGMEFNSKEGCVFAIRQFHIRNCLDYSVYKSNSKRLIIKCVNEECAFKCRANVGKGSGTWVITKVSGPHTCMSSTMSQDHRKLDSNLICDIIKSLINSGASLKVKHIIAHLRETFNYTISYKKAWISKNKVIAAIYGN; encoded by the exons ATGGCGCATCCTAACGTGTCCTTTTTTCACGCGCATAGGTCCTTCAACCAAGATGGAGGACCTCCTCTTACTCATGCTGCATGCACACATCGTCCCAAATGGCGGAACCTCACACTAGGAATCTCACGCACATGGCCCCTACGTCTCAAACGGCGGACCTCTTCTTACTTTTCAGAAG ATGTTAATGTCGGAGTCATATTTCAAAACACAAACGTACAGCAACTCAAAATACACCCCAAATCCAATTACACGCGTCTAAAAGAAAGACTCGAAAACAGGCTCCAACAACAAATATCTGATATTTATTATCGATATCCATATTTTAATGACGGCGTTAATAGTGTGACTTATACAACAACGAAAATAGAAGACGACAATGACGTTGGGTTAATGTTCCAGTGTCATTCGACGTATAATTTGTCAGGTGTGATTGAATTATACGTATCCTTAGTAGACCATAATGAGGGTGCTCAAGTAACGTATCCGACGCAAATCTCTCAATCTCATCAATATCAAATGAGTCAAGAGACTATATTGTCGTTGACATCAGTTCCAGATGAGGATGTCGGGGATGATAGTGACTATGAAGAAGCGCGATACGTAGATACACAAAATCTTTTTAGTGGAGAAAGTGACAACTCTGACAACAATATCCCTGCGATGCATCAAGATCAAGTGCAGGATCTGCACAATCCACCACTACACATGAGAAATCCCACATACTCACATGACGAAGATGCATCAATTTTTGAAACCACAGAGCCACTTCGGATAGAGGGGAGGGGGTTGCTTGGCATGGAATTTAATAGCAAAGAGGGATGTGTATTCGCCATTCGCCAATTTCATATCAGAAACTGTCTTGATTATTCGGTTTATAAGTCTAATTCTAAACGACTCATAATCAAGTGTGTTAACGAAGAATGCGCCTTCAAATGCAGAGCAAATGTGGGGAAGGGGAGTGGTACGTGGGTGATCACTAAGGTTAGCGGTCCGCACACATGCATGTCTTCCACAATGTCTCAAGATCATAGAAAACTTGACTCTAATCTAATATGTGACATTATCAAGTCTCTAATCAACAGTGGTGCCTCACTAAAAGTGAAACACATCATCGCTCATCTTCGGGAGACATTCAACTATACAATCTCTTACAAAAAGGCATGGATTTCAAAGAATAAGGTTATCGCTGCTATTTATGGAAACTAG